AATACATACGGGGGAGGGCGGGAGGGGTGTTTCCCGGCTGCCACCCGTAGCGGTGGAATCTATCCTCTCACTTGACGTTGCCGAATTCCGTGCTCACGTCTGCGGCCGACCGGTAGGTCCTGTCACCGAACCGCTCGAGTGCCACAATCACGACCTCCGGCGCATCGTTCTTCCGGGCGTGGGTTATGAGATCCTGCCTGCCCGCCGGGTAGTCCATGCCTTTGAGGTAGACCTGCAGGTCGGCGGCCGAGAGGTGGGCGAGCGATGGTCCCGTCCTCCGGGCAACGGGAGGCTCCTCGTGAACCTCCTCGACGACGCTCTCCCGCCGGGTTTCCATGCTGACCGCTTGCTCCCCACGGGTTTCTCTGCCGAACTCCGTGCTCACGTCGGCAGCGGACCGGTAAGTCCGGTCACTGAAGCCTTCAAGCGCCGTGATCACGTTCCCCGGGGCATCGTTCTTTCGGGCGTGGGCTATGAGGTCCTGCCTGCCCGCCGGGTAATCCATGCCCTTGAGGTAGACCTGCAGGTCGGCAGCAGAGAGGTGGGCGAGCGACGGCGCTCCCGTCCTCCGGGCAACGGGAGGCTCCTCGTGGACCTCCTCGACCATGGTCTCCGCCCGTGCCGCCCGTCCGCCGCGAATCTCGCTGCCGAATTCCACGCTCACATCTGCGGCGGACTGATAGTTCCGGTCGCTGAACCCCTCGAGCACCGTGATCACGTTCCCCGGTGCATCGTTCTTTCTGGCGTGGTTGATCAGGTCCTGCCTGCCGGCCGGATAGTCCATGCCCTTGAGGTAGGTCTGCAGGCCGGCGGCCGAGAGGTGCCCGGGAGCCGGTCCCGGCGTCGTCGTGGGCCGTTCGGCTTCCGTCACCGGCCGGCTCTCCATCGCGGCCGGCGGCTCTCTCCTGACCTCCTCGACGACGGTCTCGGGGGGTTGCGTCACCGTCTCAACCGGTTGTTCTCTTCGGACCTCCTCGACAACAGTCTCCCGGGGCCGTGTCTCCATCCCACCCGTGCGCTCCCTCTGGACTTCCTTGACGCCGGGCTCCCGGATAGGAGGTGCCTCTGTCGTTACCGGCCGCTCCTCGACACGCTGGCCCGTCGGCTGTCCGCCCCAGCCGCCCGCGACCGTCTGGACGCCCGGCGGCGTCGGAACGGTTCTCTCCCTGCCGGGGGGCGTGGGCTCCGCCGTTGCCGCTGCGCCTGTTGCTGCTGCCGCCGTACCTACCTCCCGTGGCGGCGGGACTTCCCTCTCCGTCACCCGGGGCGTGCGCTCCGCAGTTGCCGCTACGCCTGCGGCTGCTGCGCCTGTAACCGCTGCGCCTGTTGCTGCTGCCGCCGTACCCACCTCCCGTGGCGGCGGGACTTCCCTCTCCGTCACCGGGGGCGCGGGCTCCGCTGCCGCACGCGCCGGGGGCGGTGTCCTGATCAGGCTCCAGTCCCCCTCGCGAGGCATCCTGTCCCTGGCAAACCCGTGCGTGGTATCCAGTGTCCGCTTATCCGCATCCACGACGGCGCCCCTCTCCCCCGGGCGGGTGCGAACCGCTTCCCAGGGAATAGCGAAGTGCTTCTCGCCGAACCCGAGTATCCCCCCGTAGGAGAGTACGGCATATGCGACGCAGCCGCTATCGCGGTCAATGGCGACATCGCTGATGTCGCCGATGTTCTCTCCTTCCGGGTTCCGTACCTTGATGTCCCTGATGTCCTGTGCGCGCATCAGGTCCACCGTCTCTTCCCGTCTTGGTCGGGTCTCCAGTACCGACCCTGCCTGTCTCTCAGCCATCGTATCTCCCTCCAACTCGTTTACCTGCGAAGGGGTAACCCCCTTCAAGGCAGGGGAGTAGAGGATCGAGGATACTTAAGCGTTTCCCGTTCGGCCGAACCGGCCGATATCCGGGACGAGAGCGTAGAGAGGAGAAAGGCTGCCGGCCCGAATTTACGCCCGGGCGTACCGGAGGATGAGTTCGGTCGCCGCCCTGATATCCCGGCCCTGCTTCCTTGCCTCGGCAAGGTAAACGTTGTAGACCTCATCGGTCACGAGCCGCAGTTGCGGGCGGAACATATCGGCATGCATCATCAGGTCGAAGCACCGGGCCTCGCTCTCGGTGAGATCGAGCGGCCGGTACTCCCCGGTGTGCGGCACGAACGCCGGGTTCTTATCGCGGGGCGTCCTGGCCGCGAGGTCGGCGAGCGGTGTTGCCGGGATGGGCTCGGCGCTGCTCACGAAGACGTCGTCGAGCGAGAGCGCGGCGATCAGGTCCTTCGTCGCCTCGTAGTCGCGTTCCGTCTCTCCCGGGTAGCCGACGATGAAGCTTCCCGCAACGCGAAGATCGTGTTCCCGGCACCACTCCACCGCCTTCTCGACCTGCCGGACGGTCGCGCCCTTCCCCATCAGCCGGAGCACCCGGTCGCTCCCCGACTCGATCCCGAAGAAGACCCATCCGATGGTGTACTGCCTGATGGCGTCCAGGATCTCGTCGGTGATGCAGTCCACCCGGATGTCCGGGGAAGAGACGTTCTTTTGCCCCATCACCTCAGCCATCCCGCGGAGGAGGCCGATGAAGGCTTCCGGGTTCATCTCCCCGTCGCCGGATCCGTAGAGCGACCCGGTCCCCCCGGAGACCGAGAGCCTTGTGGCCCCGTGTGCCGCAAAAGCCTTCACCTCCTCGATGATGCGCTCAAGCGGCCGGCTCCGGACCGTCCTCCCGAAGAACCGGGGCACCTGGCAGAAGGTGCATCCCCCGATGCACCCCCGGTGGGTCTCGATGTAGGCGCTCGCGCCCCGGATGTTCTGGCTCCCGATCTCGTCCGGGATCAGAGGGAGCGGCCGGTCGATCGGCGCCGGCGGGGCGGGGGGCGTCACGACCGGCCGGCCGCCGTCAAGGTAGGCGATCCCCGGGAGGGTGTCCGATACGCCCTCCTCGACGAGGCGGACAACCGTCTCCTCGCCCTCACCGACGACCACCGCGTCTGGGGCGAGCTCCCCGAGCACCATCTCCGGCGCGGCCGAGACCGGCCCCCCGACATAGACCCTCCCGCCCTGCTCGCGATGGGTCCGGACCAGGTCCCGGATCGCGGGTTCGAGGAGGTGCTGGGTCGAGAAGAGGCTCGCGAGCAGGAGCGAGCCGCCCGGAGCTGCGGGCGTCCGGGTGAGGGTCACCTGGTGGCCCGCGTCGCGAAGGACGCCGCCGATCAGCATGGCGCCATACGTGTAGATGCCGGGGGAGAGGATCGTGATATCCATGATACTGTATCGGCACAACAGTATACAAAGAGTGGGGCTCTACGGGTCACCCTGTCAGACCGGGGCAGGCTGCCTGAACCGTCGGGCCTCGGCGACGGTGTGGGCGCCCCGGTCCGACGCGGCGATCAGCCGGGCCTGGAGCCGCATGATGTCGGCGATGATGGGCTGTGGGTGCCGCTCCAGTGTCTCTTTCACCACGGCGCGAGCCTCCCGGAGCCTGCCCGCCCTGCGGAGCAGGTCCGCGAGGAGCGCCTCGTCCGTCCCCGGCTGGGGTGCCAGGCGTTCGCCCTTCTCCCACGCCCGCCGCAGGAGGTCTGCGGCACGTTTCCGGCAGATCCGGGCGGGCACGTCCTCTCCCTCGTCGTCGCAGATCCACGCAGCATGGAGGGACGCCCACGCCGCCTGAGCCGGGACGCCGAGGTCTTCCTGGATGATCGACCAGCAGAGGAAGGTGTTTGCAATCTTCGGGAACTTGCGGGCGTCAAGCTGCCAGCGGTAGCGCGGGAGTTTCACCACGTCGGCCGCCCCGTCCGGGGCCTTGCCCGGATCGGGGGCGCAGTAGCCGCAGGACGGGCACCGTTTCACCCATGCGTAGATGGTGGACCGCAGGGGTTCGGCGGGACGGGTATCGAGGTCCCGCGACCCGACGCTGCCCGCGGCCTCGGGTATGGTGAACCGGCAGGACTCGCCGCAGACAGCACAGGTGGTATTGAGGTAGCGAAGTTGGGTCATCGATGGGCTGAATTGCATAACCATCGATATATATTTTGCTCTGGATAGAATCCGGTGAAATGCCGGCTATGCCCGAACCCCTCCGCCGTGACCCCCGGGGATGGGCCGGCGGGGAACCTCACCGGGCTCCCCGGACGGCTTCCCCGACCCGCCGGGCGTAGGCCGTGACGGTCCATCCGAGGAGCACCGTCGCGCCCGCGACCAGCGCGAGGATCAGCCAGTGGACGGGGCCGGCGGTATCCACCGCCAGCCTTACCATGAGGTTCAAGGGGTTGTAGGGGACGGCCATGACGAAGAGAAAGACCACGACGAGCGCCGTCGAGAAGATGAACTGGGCGCTCGTCCGTTCGCGGTAGTGGAGCGCGACGAGAGTGCCGAGCAGGATGAGGAAGAGTCCGCCCGCAGAGGCATGGAGGAGGATCGCGGCGGCGTTATCGATGGCGATGCCGTTGAACCCGAGAAGGAGGAGCCATGCTCCCGCCTGGACCGGGACCAGGACCTCGCAGGCGGCGATCTTCCCCCAGACCATCTCCGCGAACGTGACCGGTGTCGAGATGAGCGTCTCCAGGGTCTGGCGCTGGTACTCCTCGGTGATGAGGTCTATGATCAGGGCCGCCGAGACGATCGCCGGGAGAAGGACGAGCAGCGGGATGAGGAGGCCGTAGACGAACTCGAAGAAGTTCTCTCCGCCGCCGGATTCGGGGAAGTTCAGCGAGACCGGGAAGGCGGTCATCCGGTCGGCCCGGACCTCCCGGAGTTCTTTCTCGTAGCCCTGGAGGACCTCTTTTACCTTGACGTTGATGACACTCGACTGCAGGTCGTTCTGGATGAGATAGAGCGTGACCTTGACCGGTTCTTCTGCGTCCGGCGGCGTATCCGGGACATAGACGACTGCCGCGACTTTTCGTTCACCGAGCGCCGCAAGTGCCACATCAAGGTCCATCCGGTGGAGGATGAGGTCGTCTCTCTTCTCGAACTCGTCGATGAGGGCTGAGTCCGCCCCGGCGTAGCCGACGCCGTAGGCGACCGTCGAGTAGCCCTCGAGCGCCTCCGGGTCGTACATGGCGGTGAGTCCCACCATCAGAAACGAGGAGAACATCGCGATGAAGACCTGCAGGAGGATGGCAAAGACGATCGTCTTCTCCGACGAGAGCCCGGAGAGTTCCTTCTTCGCAACGATGCCGATATGGCGTGCGTTCACAGGAGCGCCCCCATGAGGAAGTGGAGGTTGTAGAGGCTGTGCACCACGCTTGCCGCGACGAGCCCCGGCCCGTAGCCCTGCCGCCCCCAGAGCACGAGGAAGCCGCCGGTGATCAGCACCCCGGCGATGTGGAGGAGGAGCGGCATCCAGAGCACCTGGAGGGAGAGGAAGAGGACGCTCCCGAAGATAGACTCGGTGATCTGGGCGAGCGTGGCGAAGAGGAGGAGTTTTTCCCCGGCGAGGAACCCGAGGCCGATGACTGCCGCTGCGCACAGCAGGTTTTTCGGCGTCAGGAACCCGGGACGTTCCCTTGCTATCGCATACAGCCCTATCGACTTGGCAAACTCCTCGATGAACGCCGCAGAGACGGTCAGGAGGACGAGGGAGAGCGGCATCGGGATGTTGAAGAAGAGGACGAGCGTCAGCATCTGGACCATGAAGACGAACGGTATCGTAAAGCCGGAAAGAAGGAAGAGCGAGAGGTGCGGGTGGTCGCGGGAGATCCCGCCCGCGACGAAGTCGGCGAACCTTGCCGTGAGGGGTCTCTCCGAGAAGAGCCGCTCCTCCCGGAAGCTCACGGTTCCTGCGTAGAAGAGGATGATGCTCGTTGCAAAGAAGAGCGCGGTCGAGTAGATGTACTCCGCGACGGTGAACCCGTCGCCCTGGATCTCGAGGACGACCAGGGTGAGGGGGGAGATGATGCTTATGACGTGAGTGTTCGCAAAGACCGTCGGGAAGAAGAGGTACGACGTGGCGAGGGTCGAGAAGAAGATCGAGACGAACGAGAGTTCCTTGAAGCTCCGGGCGGCCATCCCGATGATCAGGGCGCTTGCAAGGAAGAAGAGGATGACCGGGACGAGCGGGAAGAGGATGGTCAGCGGTGCCCCGGCAAAGAGGGTGATCGCGGCCGCGACGAGCAGCATGATCGTGAAGTAGGGGAGCGCTTTGCCGATGATGATCGCGGACGGCCGGACGGGGGTGGAGAGGAGAGCCTCTCCGGCTCTTCCCACCCGCTCGTTCATCACGCTCATCATGAAGAACTGGGAGGTGAAGTAGAGGGGGAAGATGAAGACGAAGACCAGAACGAGCGCGTCGAAGGGGAGCGGCGGGGAGAGCTCCGACGGTGTCCGGAACCGGTCCGTCGCGGGGTCGCCCGAGATGATGCCGGTGTAGCGCTTGAGGGGGTGGCCGCTCCCTGCCTCCGCGAGGTGCTCCCGGAGGTCGTCCTCGGAGACCGGCATGGCCGACGGCGGGACGGTCACCGCCTCGACCGGGCCGGAGGGGGCGGGAGGCCTCCGGGCATCCGCCGGGGCGCCGACCTGCTGCCCGCTCTGGGTAGCCAGGAAGTCGATCTCGCTCTTCACGTACTGGAGATCGATCCAGAGCGGGTAGGCGGCGAAGAGGTCGGGCTCTGCGGCGGCCACGTGGGAGACGTAGGTCTCGTAGTCCCGTTCGAGCGCCTTTAAGGCCGCCCGCCCTTTATCCGTGTCTGCAGCGTAGACCTCGCCCTGCAGGATGACGATGTCGTATGCGAACCGGTTCTCCCAGAGGGCCGGGCCGTCGTCGAGGTAGGCGGCAAAGCGGGTGTCCGGGGCGACGACGCGGGCGACGTCGGGGTCGTCGATGCCGATGCGATACATGCCGTCCTGCATATGGACGCCGCTCTGGGCGGCAAACGCCGTCACCAGCACAAGGAGGACGAGCAGCCCGGCCGCGAGCGGGAGGACGCTTCTCCCCATCGTGGTCATCGACCGGCTCATCTCCCAGACGGCGATCGTCCGTATGGAGGAGGCAAGACTCATGGTAATCCCTGAAGGCTTCGGAGAACCATATCTCTGTGCAGCAACCTATTAGTAGGCATCGGAGACATAAGGGATACCAGATGATCACGGCCCGCTCTCTTGTCAAGCACTACGGCGACTTCCCGGCCCT
The genomic region above belongs to Methanoculleus oceani and contains:
- a CDS encoding ABC transporter permease, which gives rise to MNARHIGIVAKKELSGLSSEKTIVFAILLQVFIAMFSSFLMVGLTAMYDPEALEGYSTVAYGVGYAGADSALIDEFEKRDDLILHRMDLDVALAALGERKVAAVVYVPDTPPDAEEPVKVTLYLIQNDLQSSVINVKVKEVLQGYEKELREVRADRMTAFPVSLNFPESGGGENFFEFVYGLLIPLLVLLPAIVSAALIIDLITEEYQRQTLETLISTPVTFAEMVWGKIAACEVLVPVQAGAWLLLLGFNGIAIDNAAAILLHASAGGLFLILLGTLVALHYRERTSAQFIFSTALVVVFLFVMAVPYNPLNLMVRLAVDTAGPVHWLILALVAGATVLLGWTVTAYARRVGEAVRGAR
- a CDS encoding methyl-coenzyme M reductase glutamine C-methyltransferase produces the protein MDITILSPGIYTYGAMLIGGVLRDAGHQVTLTRTPAAPGGSLLLASLFSTQHLLEPAIRDLVRTHREQGGRVYVGGPVSAAPEMVLGELAPDAVVVGEGEETVVRLVEEGVSDTLPGIAYLDGGRPVVTPPAPPAPIDRPLPLIPDEIGSQNIRGASAYIETHRGCIGGCTFCQVPRFFGRTVRSRPLERIIEEVKAFAAHGATRLSVSGGTGSLYGSGDGEMNPEAFIGLLRGMAEVMGQKNVSSPDIRVDCITDEILDAIRQYTIGWVFFGIESGSDRVLRLMGKGATVRQVEKAVEWCREHDLRVAGSFIVGYPGETERDYEATKDLIAALSLDDVFVSSAEPIPATPLADLAARTPRDKNPAFVPHTGEYRPLDLTESEARCFDLMMHADMFRPQLRLVTDEVYNVYLAEARKQGRDIRAATELILRYARA
- a CDS encoding DUF2225 domain-containing protein is translated as MTQLRYLNTTCAVCGESCRFTIPEAAGSVGSRDLDTRPAEPLRSTIYAWVKRCPSCGYCAPDPGKAPDGAADVVKLPRYRWQLDARKFPKIANTFLCWSIIQEDLGVPAQAAWASLHAAWICDDEGEDVPARICRKRAADLLRRAWEKGERLAPQPGTDEALLADLLRRAGRLREARAVVKETLERHPQPIIADIMRLQARLIAASDRGAHTVAEARRFRQPAPV
- a CDS encoding ABC transporter permease subunit → MSLASSIRTIAVWEMSRSMTTMGRSVLPLAAGLLVLLVLVTAFAAQSGVHMQDGMYRIGIDDPDVARVVAPDTRFAAYLDDGPALWENRFAYDIVILQGEVYAADTDKGRAALKALERDYETYVSHVAAAEPDLFAAYPLWIDLQYVKSEIDFLATQSGQQVGAPADARRPPAPSGPVEAVTVPPSAMPVSEDDLREHLAEAGSGHPLKRYTGIISGDPATDRFRTPSELSPPLPFDALVLVFVFIFPLYFTSQFFMMSVMNERVGRAGEALLSTPVRPSAIIIGKALPYFTIMLLVAAAITLFAGAPLTILFPLVPVILFFLASALIIGMAARSFKELSFVSIFFSTLATSYLFFPTVFANTHVISIISPLTLVVLEIQGDGFTVAEYIYSTALFFATSIILFYAGTVSFREERLFSERPLTARFADFVAGGISRDHPHLSLFLLSGFTIPFVFMVQMLTLVLFFNIPMPLSLVLLTVSAAFIEEFAKSIGLYAIARERPGFLTPKNLLCAAAVIGLGFLAGEKLLLFATLAQITESIFGSVLFLSLQVLWMPLLLHIAGVLITGGFLVLWGRQGYGPGLVAASVVHSLYNLHFLMGALL
- a CDS encoding DUF2795 domain-containing protein, whose protein sequence is MAERQAGSVLETRPRREETVDLMRAQDIRDIKVRNPEGENIGDISDVAIDRDSGCVAYAVLSYGGILGFGEKHFAIPWEAVRTRPGERGAVVDADKRTLDTTHGFARDRMPREGDWSLIRTPPPARAAAEPAPPVTEREVPPPREVGTAAAATGAAVTGAAAAGVAATAERTPRVTEREVPPPREVGTAAAATGAAATAEPTPPGRERTVPTPPGVQTVAGGWGGQPTGQRVEERPVTTEAPPIREPGVKEVQRERTGGMETRPRETVVEEVRREQPVETVTQPPETVVEEVRREPPAAMESRPVTEAERPTTTPGPAPGHLSAAGLQTYLKGMDYPAGRQDLINHARKNDAPGNVITVLEGFSDRNYQSAADVSVEFGSEIRGGRAARAETMVEEVHEEPPVARRTGAPSLAHLSAADLQVYLKGMDYPAGRQDLIAHARKNDAPGNVITALEGFSDRTYRSAADVSTEFGRETRGEQAVSMETRRESVVEEVHEEPPVARRTGPSLAHLSAADLQVYLKGMDYPAGRQDLITHARKNDAPEVVIVALERFGDRTYRSAADVSTEFGNVK